In a single window of the Leptospira sanjuanensis genome:
- a CDS encoding alpha/beta hydrolase translates to MQSSYNRPLEMVGPIEAVHLPGNPDAFTVILFHGYGANAYDLSPLSAYLDLPDGTNWLFPNGVLEIPVMPGYNGRAWFPIDMEALQRAMMTGGYRDFSDRYPAGLESAREKAVEMIRSLGVSMDKVILGGFSQGAMLATDIALHSEISPAGLLILSGTLISETDWKRLAEKKKDYKFFQSHGRMDPVLGYPAAKKLEQLLIGAGWKGEMIAFPGGHEIPEIVLRGMNLYLRNITG, encoded by the coding sequence ATGCAATCTTCTTACAATCGCCCTTTGGAGATGGTCGGCCCGATCGAAGCAGTTCATTTGCCCGGTAATCCGGACGCTTTCACTGTGATTTTGTTTCACGGTTACGGAGCGAACGCGTACGATCTTTCTCCTCTCAGCGCCTATTTGGATCTTCCCGACGGAACGAATTGGCTTTTCCCCAACGGCGTGTTGGAGATTCCTGTTATGCCCGGTTATAACGGAAGGGCTTGGTTCCCGATCGACATGGAAGCTTTACAACGAGCGATGATGACCGGCGGGTATCGCGATTTTTCGGATCGTTATCCGGCAGGTTTGGAAAGCGCTCGCGAGAAGGCCGTCGAGATGATCCGCAGTTTAGGAGTCTCTATGGACAAGGTGATCCTTGGAGGTTTCAGTCAAGGCGCGATGCTCGCAACGGACATAGCGCTTCATTCCGAAATTTCTCCGGCAGGTTTGCTGATTCTTTCGGGGACGTTGATCAGTGAAACGGATTGGAAGCGCCTTGCGGAAAAAAAGAAGGACTATAAGTTTTTTCAAAGTCACGGAAGAATGGATCCGGTCCTCGGTTATCCCGCCGCAAAAAAACTCGAACAACTGTTAATCGGAGCCGGATGGAAAGGGGAAATGATCGCTTTTCCGGGTGGACATGAAATTCCAGAGATCGTACTTAGGGGTATGAACCTGTATCTCAGGAACATCACCGGATGA
- a CDS encoding AraC family transcriptional regulator, translating to MFEMTNLILFCKAITIAQLSFLILNFLVRMKATTQGIFGSLFLSSLIAYFICPMLRHSEANPAVFLLVHVGCYSVSFFFYLFVSSLFVDRFRPSFLHGVSFLLINAFCFYVFVFSKTYYETSIFSKILFSAPQLIFLTLLLLALGNVLKDKNIDLIESRREFRVLFVFVTGAYAISVVLIELILKYSDYSAELDLVNSFLIMILVFFFSFKLFEFRENTFLIPDRKKEEPLDEVLFKKLNSLLEEEKIYLMENLTILKLAQKIGVSEKKIRRLINQGLDYRNFNEFLNHYRIREAKAILSDQTKNDIPVLRIAMDLGYGSLAPFNRAFKEIAGTTPSDFRKQVPQLKR from the coding sequence ATGTTTGAAATGACGAATTTGATTCTTTTCTGTAAGGCGATTACGATCGCACAACTGAGTTTTTTGATTCTTAACTTTTTAGTGAGAATGAAGGCGACAACCCAAGGGATTTTCGGAAGTTTATTTTTATCCAGTTTGATCGCGTATTTTATCTGTCCGATGCTACGTCACTCGGAGGCGAATCCGGCCGTATTTCTACTCGTTCACGTCGGCTGCTATTCGGTTTCCTTCTTTTTTTACCTTTTCGTTTCGAGTTTGTTTGTGGATCGCTTTCGTCCGAGTTTTCTGCACGGAGTATCGTTTCTTTTGATCAATGCGTTCTGTTTTTACGTGTTCGTTTTTTCGAAAACGTATTATGAAACTTCGATTTTTTCCAAAATTCTTTTTAGCGCGCCTCAGTTGATATTTTTGACGCTTCTTCTATTGGCGTTGGGAAACGTATTAAAAGATAAGAATATTGATTTGATCGAATCCAGAAGGGAATTCCGGGTTCTTTTCGTTTTCGTAACCGGCGCGTACGCGATCTCCGTCGTTTTGATCGAATTGATTCTCAAATACTCCGACTATTCCGCGGAGCTGGATTTAGTGAATTCGTTCTTGATCATGATCCTTGTTTTTTTCTTTTCCTTTAAACTTTTCGAATTTCGGGAAAATACGTTTTTGATTCCGGATCGAAAAAAAGAAGAACCTTTGGACGAGGTTTTATTCAAAAAATTGAATTCACTTTTGGAAGAGGAAAAGATATATCTCATGGAGAATCTGACGATTTTGAAGCTGGCTCAAAAAATCGGAGTTTCCGAAAAGAAAATCCGCAGGTTGATCAACCAAGGTCTCGACTATAGAAATTTCAACGAATTCTTAAATCATTATCGAATCCGGGAAGCGAAGGCGATCTTATCGGACCAGACAAAGAACGACATTCCCGTTTTACGGATCGCGATGGATCTCGGTTACGGTTCTTTGGCGCCTTTCAATCGCGCGTTTAAGGAAATTGCCGGAACCACACCTTCCGATTTTAGAAAGCAGGTTCCGCAACTGAAACGATAA
- a CDS encoding sterol desaturase family protein yields the protein MFFSALLILVIQDFYFYWTHRLMHTRLLFKAFHKVHHESVTPSPWTAYSFSPGEAFIHALILPIVVSLFPVHTLALLISMTFQIVRNVLGHSGYEMFPRWFLSNRILKYINTNTNHDMHHQFFRYNFGLYTTIWDEIFGTIHPEYEKTFNKITEEKDAGVSEEIELGAN from the coding sequence TTGTTTTTCAGCGCTCTTCTCATTTTGGTGATCCAAGACTTTTACTTTTACTGGACTCACCGTTTGATGCACACTCGTCTGCTCTTCAAGGCATTTCATAAAGTTCATCACGAATCGGTTACGCCTTCTCCTTGGACCGCTTATTCGTTTAGTCCGGGAGAAGCGTTCATACACGCGCTGATTCTGCCGATCGTCGTTTCGCTGTTTCCCGTTCATACGTTGGCTTTATTGATTTCGATGACGTTTCAGATCGTCAGAAACGTATTGGGACACAGCGGTTACGAAATGTTTCCCCGCTGGTTTCTTTCCAATCGAATCCTGAAATATATCAACACGAACACGAATCACGATATGCATCACCAATTCTTTCGTTACAATTTCGGACTCTATACGACGATCTGGGACGAGATATTCGGAACGATTCATCCGGAATATGAGAAAACCTTTAACAAGATCACGGAAGAAAAAGATGCGGGTGTTTCGGAGGAAATCGAACTCGGAGCGAATTAA
- a CDS encoding prohibitin family protein, which translates to MNKNQFFLALLLVFTLNCGSTVHPGQIGLFWKPFGITDVGLSKDPVLNGFYWLLPWNDIYTYSTQWDSHKEKVDVLTNDDLKIDVQAVIILRPIRDEIYQLHVEVGPEYYRSIVQPEFRASIRNVVSHHQMIQISKNSAVLARDIKTAVVERTKGKHIEVFDVILDDIEYSPNMLHAIEAKLTKQQELEQQKYELEIAEKNIEIAKKKARADAEAQLIRADAQAKSQAIINDKLTTKYLQYKSFESPNSKLIFVPQGKDNLPIVVNPKE; encoded by the coding sequence ATGAACAAGAATCAATTTTTTCTCGCGTTACTTTTGGTTTTCACCTTAAACTGCGGTTCCACCGTTCATCCGGGACAGATCGGATTATTCTGGAAGCCGTTCGGAATCACGGACGTTGGACTCAGCAAAGATCCCGTGTTGAACGGATTTTACTGGCTTCTTCCCTGGAACGATATTTATACCTATTCCACGCAATGGGATTCTCATAAGGAGAAGGTCGACGTTTTGACGAACGACGACTTGAAGATAGACGTCCAGGCTGTGATCATTCTCCGTCCGATCCGCGATGAAATCTATCAGCTTCACGTGGAAGTGGGACCGGAATATTATAGAAGTATTGTGCAGCCAGAGTTCCGCGCTTCCATTCGGAACGTGGTTTCGCATCATCAGATGATTCAGATTTCTAAGAACAGCGCGGTGTTGGCCCGCGACATTAAAACCGCGGTTGTGGAACGGACCAAAGGAAAACATATCGAAGTGTTCGACGTGATTCTGGACGACATCGAATATTCACCGAATATGCTGCACGCGATCGAGGCGAAGCTGACCAAACAACAGGAACTCGAACAACAGAAATACGAACTTGAGATCGCGGAAAAAAATATCGAGATCGCCAAAAAAAAAGCGAGAGCCGATGCGGAGGCACAGTTGATCCGCGCCGACGCACAGGCGAAATCTCAGGCGATCATCAACGACAAACTGACGACCAAATATCTTCAGTACAAATCTTTTGAAAGTCCCAATTCTAAATTGATATTCGTTCCGCAAGGAAAAGACAATCTTCCGATCGTGGTCAATCCGAAGGAGTGA
- a CDS encoding WGR domain-containing protein yields MKKHFLHTENGSSVFWQIEVSGLSLVLSSGKTGFVGKRSIRNFNTRDQCLKEFQKLIDQKTKLGFQESDQIPSFKTLTGKANYLETWKSIVNASEPKEALRSHFQFLTETEECKELLDKIVSKIDQIYIENDQFVFTLPWHHDEETAVHIRWNAPYLGNIHSSVPYSLAKFVSNFNGVGFHHDNDDFATLSIQGVSAYGENRPARIVGDGGWEEEILEEGDDWWINPLVVVEKDYGDVQSFGAFDESQNWYVFHPFIKNKLGEPAIASVYHGSCEMEGEIVRFGMGGFILREIGSWILNIRGYDLEKDLSLSGGPVLTKKFQEFMAKKAVALSENHPIIAKRLLEYDWHSLSSWIHNTISDWVKSLQNSVKENILVIDTYWDDAGEIIFLGFDWHSGIDYDEAMSEGANEIEYILDFTSFYKTVLGTTFIEELNGDEVIGILEDDYAITRDILAYLSVENLISIVNGKEFQKLPRDEEGLYVAYSHYHDEEAEVAYHSSEKEIKSEFIKSLFSADEKGKPVEEISESEQEILDDITGDVLEDYPWVWKSSIEKSINRLAANFQENKERYQREFNKILEYKDKASSDEEEMTLMNLGMQMSSAALNRFLRENKPDLAGWVLHCYNEIYQTLGISRNSTLKGNETGTSYNTAEYFSGDIIVFIAKYGGGKYLPLLEDLLPSDIQDARLAFNLACLNSLEKKKDNLLRYTKLALSLGKPKKDFQDSDFDNFRDDAEFHSLVALH; encoded by the coding sequence ATGAAAAAACACTTTCTTCATACCGAAAACGGTTCGTCCGTTTTCTGGCAAATCGAAGTCTCCGGTCTTTCTCTGGTTCTTTCCTCCGGTAAAACCGGCTTTGTGGGTAAACGTTCCATCCGCAATTTCAACACGCGAGACCAATGTCTGAAAGAATTTCAAAAACTCATCGATCAAAAAACGAAACTCGGATTCCAAGAGTCGGATCAAATTCCTTCCTTTAAAACTCTGACCGGAAAAGCGAATTATCTCGAAACCTGGAAGTCTATCGTAAACGCCTCCGAACCCAAAGAAGCGCTCCGTTCCCACTTTCAATTCTTAACGGAAACGGAAGAATGCAAAGAACTTCTGGATAAGATCGTTTCCAAGATCGATCAAATCTACATCGAAAACGATCAGTTCGTGTTTACTCTTCCTTGGCATCACGACGAGGAAACCGCCGTTCATATCCGATGGAACGCGCCGTATCTCGGAAATATTCATTCTTCCGTTCCGTATTCTTTGGCGAAGTTCGTTTCCAACTTCAACGGCGTAGGCTTTCATCATGACAACGACGACTTTGCAACCCTTTCCATACAAGGAGTCAGCGCTTACGGAGAAAACAGACCTGCCCGCATCGTCGGAGACGGGGGTTGGGAAGAAGAGATTTTAGAAGAAGGAGACGATTGGTGGATCAATCCCTTGGTCGTCGTGGAAAAAGATTACGGAGACGTTCAGAGTTTCGGGGCATTCGACGAAAGCCAAAATTGGTATGTCTTTCATCCCTTTATCAAAAATAAACTCGGAGAACCCGCGATCGCGAGCGTCTATCACGGATCCTGCGAGATGGAAGGGGAAATCGTCCGTTTCGGAATGGGCGGTTTTATTCTGCGGGAGATCGGTTCCTGGATCTTGAACATCCGAGGATACGATCTCGAAAAAGATCTTTCTCTTTCCGGCGGACCGGTTCTCACGAAGAAGTTTCAAGAGTTCATGGCGAAAAAAGCCGTGGCCCTTTCCGAAAATCACCCGATCATCGCCAAACGTTTGTTAGAGTATGATTGGCATTCCCTCTCGTCCTGGATTCATAATACGATTTCCGATTGGGTCAAGTCTCTCCAAAATTCCGTCAAAGAAAATATTCTCGTCATCGATACGTATTGGGACGACGCGGGAGAAATCATCTTTCTCGGTTTCGACTGGCATTCGGGGATCGACTACGACGAAGCGATGTCGGAAGGCGCGAACGAAATCGAATACATTTTAGACTTCACTTCCTTTTATAAGACCGTTTTAGGAACGACCTTTATCGAGGAATTGAACGGAGACGAAGTTATCGGAATCTTAGAGGACGACTACGCGATCACCCGTGACATCTTAGCGTATCTTTCGGTCGAAAATCTGATCTCGATCGTCAACGGAAAAGAGTTTCAAAAACTTCCCCGCGACGAAGAAGGGTTATACGTCGCTTATTCGCATTATCACGACGAGGAAGCGGAAGTCGCTTATCATTCTTCCGAAAAAGAGATTAAAAGCGAGTTTATCAAAAGTCTTTTTTCCGCGGACGAAAAAGGAAAACCGGTCGAGGAGATTTCGGAAAGCGAACAGGAGATTCTCGACGACATCACAGGCGACGTTTTAGAAGATTATCCTTGGGTTTGGAAAAGTTCGATCGAAAAAAGCATCAATCGGCTCGCGGCGAACTTTCAGGAAAACAAGGAACGGTATCAAAGGGAATTCAACAAGATTCTTGAATATAAGGATAAAGCCTCCAGCGACGAGGAGGAAATGACTTTGATGAACCTCGGGATGCAGATGAGTTCCGCCGCATTGAACCGTTTTTTACGCGAAAACAAACCGGACCTCGCGGGATGGGTGCTTCATTGCTACAACGAAATTTATCAGACTCTCGGAATCAGCCGTAATTCCACGTTGAAAGGAAACGAAACCGGAACTTCGTATAACACCGCCGAATACTTTTCCGGCGACATCATCGTCTTTATCGCGAAATACGGCGGAGGAAAATATCTTCCTTTGCTGGAGGATCTTTTGCCTTCGGACATTCAAGACGCGAGACTCGCATTCAATCTCGCGTGTTTGAATTCTCTGGAGAAGAAGAAGGACAATCTTCTGCGTTATACGAAATTGGCGCTCAGTTTAGGAAAACCCAAAAAGGATTTTCAAGACAGCGACTTCGACAACTTTCGAGACGACGCCGAATTCCATTCTTTGGTTGCGCTACACTGA
- a CDS encoding MAPEG family protein: MNPAVIALLGFVAWTLILGIWVVSIRSIKVLMGEKKSNEFPSGIQHGSDFYWRLNRAHVNCIENLPIFGVLVLIGVFAGMIDEMFILVSKIVLGARIVQTLAHLSSGSALAVNVRFTGFIVQYGSFACLLWQILHKSGVI; encoded by the coding sequence ATGAATCCTGCAGTCATCGCATTATTGGGTTTTGTCGCTTGGACGCTGATCCTCGGAATTTGGGTCGTAAGCATACGATCGATCAAGGTCTTAATGGGAGAAAAAAAATCGAACGAGTTTCCTTCGGGAATCCAACACGGAAGCGATTTCTATTGGAGACTCAATCGGGCTCACGTGAATTGTATCGAAAATCTTCCCATATTCGGAGTGTTGGTTTTGATCGGAGTTTTTGCGGGAATGATCGACGAAATGTTCATACTCGTCAGCAAAATCGTTTTAGGAGCAAGAATCGTTCAAACTCTCGCACATCTCAGTTCCGGTTCAGCGCTTGCGGTCAACGTTCGTTTTACGGGATTTATCGTACAATACGGAAGTTTCGCTTGTCTACTCTGGCAGATTCTCCATAAATCCGGCGTCATCTGA
- a CDS encoding PRC-barrel domain-containing protein produces the protein MQNEDNITSDDILGKEALDPEGQVLGVVVKLHIDRTEKKITGITIDQGFMKPDLFIGIDYVKTLGVDAILLNTIPFEKYKGLKVLNSDGSENGIVEEVISKNGKLEFIIVKTSLNPLSKERNKIPASKIQEIGDKILLKRKSS, from the coding sequence ATGCAAAACGAAGATAACATCACTTCGGACGATATTCTCGGGAAGGAAGCTCTCGATCCCGAAGGCCAAGTCCTCGGAGTCGTCGTCAAACTTCACATCGATCGTACGGAAAAAAAGATCACCGGGATTACGATCGATCAGGGTTTCATGAAACCAGATCTGTTTATCGGAATCGATTACGTCAAAACCCTCGGTGTGGACGCGATTCTACTCAACACGATTCCGTTCGAAAAATACAAAGGACTCAAAGTGTTGAACAGCGACGGTTCCGAAAACGGAATCGTGGAGGAAGTGATTTCCAAAAACGGAAAACTCGAATTCATCATCGTAAAAACTTCCCTCAATCCACTTTCCAAAGAACGAAACAAGATCCCCGCTTCCAAGATTCAGGAAATCGGAGACAAGATTTTGCTCAAAAGAAAATCTTCTTGA
- a CDS encoding phosphate signaling complex PhoU family protein — MSSKFDFLRKNLYSMAELCLEQVLLLDDALEQDDGELARKLIDRDDLIDNLEKQNDNLSQNAILEAVANRNSMGMDQVDGEVVLKRDPLRFALSAIRITRNLERMGDQIVNCAKCFRRGLIPKRFFCDEEILNKLLSRVITIVGMAVESLVEEKNRFYGSVHSVEEEINNLCQSAFLKFVMDPRLDKNQFADVYRLILCLERTGDYAVNIAEELVRLNTGMDIRHVSDPVQAIAKTAS; from the coding sequence ATGTCCTCCAAGTTCGACTTCCTTCGTAAAAACCTCTACAGCATGGCCGAGCTATGTCTGGAACAGGTGTTGCTGCTGGACGACGCATTGGAACAAGACGACGGAGAACTTGCAAGAAAGCTAATCGACCGGGACGACCTGATCGACAACCTCGAAAAACAAAACGACAACCTTTCCCAGAACGCGATCTTGGAAGCCGTTGCAAACCGCAATTCCATGGGAATGGATCAAGTGGACGGAGAAGTCGTTTTAAAACGGGACCCTCTCCGCTTTGCTCTTTCCGCAATTCGGATCACGAGAAACTTGGAAAGAATGGGAGATCAGATCGTAAACTGCGCCAAATGTTTTCGAAGAGGTCTGATCCCGAAACGTTTCTTCTGCGACGAGGAAATTCTCAACAAACTCTTATCCAGAGTCATTACGATCGTAGGAATGGCGGTGGAATCCTTGGTTGAGGAAAAAAACCGTTTTTACGGAAGCGTTCATTCCGTGGAAGAAGAGATCAACAATCTCTGTCAATCCGCGTTCTTAAAGTTCGTAATGGACCCTAGACTGGATAAGAATCAATTCGCGGACGTTTATCGATTGATTCTTTGTTTGGAACGAACCGGAGACTACGCAGTCAACATCGCGGAAGAGTTGGTTCGTCTCAACACAGGCATGGACATTCGACACGTTTCCGATCCGGTGCAAGCGATCGCAAAAACCGCAAGCTGA
- a CDS encoding Zn-ribbon domain-containing OB-fold protein, which yields MSGTILEILKGKKCDSCGFQMTEPLVACTQCGSSKISETRFSGLGKIYTYTVVHVGFGHLAKRAPYVLAVVELEEGIKTMGILEGEVSGVPVTESVKIDLPVRFQKEESGTGFIFHPA from the coding sequence ATGTCCGGAACTATATTAGAAATTTTGAAAGGAAAGAAGTGCGATTCCTGCGGTTTTCAAATGACCGAACCTTTGGTCGCCTGTACGCAGTGCGGGAGTTCCAAGATTTCCGAAACCCGGTTCAGCGGACTCGGAAAAATCTACACCTATACCGTGGTTCACGTAGGTTTCGGTCATCTTGCAAAAAGAGCGCCGTACGTATTAGCGGTTGTGGAACTTGAGGAAGGAATCAAAACGATGGGAATCTTGGAGGGAGAAGTTTCCGGTGTTCCTGTAACCGAATCCGTAAAGATCGATCTTCCCGTACGCTTTCAAAAAGAAGAATCCGGAACGGGTTTCATCTTCCACCCGGCGTAA
- a CDS encoding FxLYD domain-containing protein, with translation MNHPPDHTDLSGKRTSLLNPQRIVFDVFSRLVLLVLVPVLLWSKPQGEFTLDGKFKYYNVGLQDQFTYLEINGQIENLSGKDYSEAFFTMNIYDKEDNLLESCQFAIQGLPAGHKRDFYASAKFVDMKLIKRFTIEFEGSN, from the coding sequence ATGAATCATCCACCCGATCACACCGACTTATCCGGCAAAAGAACTTCCTTACTCAATCCGCAACGAATCGTCTTCGATGTTTTCTCCCGTCTCGTTCTTCTTGTATTGGTTCCGGTTCTTCTCTGGAGCAAACCGCAGGGAGAATTCACCTTGGACGGAAAATTCAAATATTATAACGTCGGATTACAGGATCAGTTCACCTATCTTGAGATCAACGGACAAATCGAAAACCTTTCCGGCAAGGATTATTCCGAAGCGTTCTTTACGATGAACATTTACGATAAGGAAGACAATCTTTTGGAATCTTGTCAGTTTGCGATCCAAGGTTTGCCTGCCGGACACAAACGGGATTTTTACGCGAGCGCCAAGTTCGTGGATATGAAGCTGATCAAACGTTTTACGATCGAATTCGAAGGCAGTAACTAA
- a CDS encoding Lsa36 family surface (lipo)protein, with the protein MKRYAFLILLSLIVFSSAKSVFSEAVCVGVECASIPAEIALGANLVDPALDAVYTKEFLLSMGEAAVLQNINSSLLGGNKLDQGRIGIGYSIARTNLSPRNYLFENSELRELPKQGIAASPSISFGVNLGSLFDKPSPFLSKWDLHFHYFPYQLSEQNVPFLKLRKTDLHGKVANSGLNLRFFPFAEAKNSFGEETKGGLSFGFGLYQSLQTVSLHSYDRKPTNINLGGQRRKWIGINDLTYNSNIYSATLDVRYAESIGFFTLYGGLGAMYNRGTLNIQVDRNVALSSANNRDDFLTNPTLAFLSLERNLSIDHTNWYGTFGMEFTFGRANFLIEVLKNKNSESVSAGVFYRF; encoded by the coding sequence TTGAAACGTTACGCATTCTTAATACTGCTATCTTTGATCGTATTCTCGTCCGCAAAATCCGTATTTTCCGAGGCGGTTTGTGTCGGCGTCGAATGCGCTTCCATCCCGGCGGAAATCGCGTTGGGAGCAAATCTCGTCGATCCGGCCTTGGACGCGGTTTATACGAAGGAATTCCTTCTTTCGATGGGAGAAGCGGCCGTCCTGCAGAACATCAACTCATCTTTGTTAGGCGGGAACAAACTCGATCAAGGGAGAATCGGAATCGGTTATTCGATCGCGAGAACCAACCTAAGTCCGCGGAATTATCTGTTTGAGAACTCGGAACTTCGGGAGCTCCCGAAGCAGGGAATCGCGGCTTCTCCTTCGATCAGTTTCGGAGTCAACCTGGGCTCGCTCTTTGACAAACCGAGTCCGTTTTTATCCAAATGGGATCTTCACTTTCATTATTTTCCGTATCAACTTTCCGAACAAAACGTTCCTTTTTTAAAACTCAGAAAAACGGATCTGCACGGCAAAGTGGCGAACTCCGGTCTGAATCTTCGTTTTTTCCCGTTTGCGGAAGCGAAGAATTCTTTCGGAGAGGAAACAAAGGGCGGACTTTCGTTCGGGTTCGGTTTGTATCAATCGTTGCAGACGGTAAGTCTTCATTCTTACGATCGTAAACCGACAAATATCAATCTCGGCGGTCAAAGAAGAAAGTGGATCGGAATCAACGATCTAACATACAATTCTAATATTTATTCGGCGACCTTGGACGTTCGTTACGCGGAGTCGATCGGCTTTTTCACTCTTTACGGCGGTTTGGGCGCGATGTACAACCGCGGAACGTTGAACATTCAAGTGGATCGAAACGTCGCTCTTTCTTCCGCAAACAATCGGGACGATTTTTTAACCAACCCTACTCTCGCTTTCCTAAGCTTGGAACGGAATCTTTCCATCGATCATACAAACTGGTACGGAACCTTCGGTATGGAATTTACCTTCGGAAGAGCGAACTTTCTAATCGAAGTTCTGAAAAATAAAAATTCGGAATCGGTCAGCGCGGGCGTATTCTATCGTTTTTGA
- a CDS encoding beta-ketoacyl-ACP reductase: MSKQFEGKVALVTGAASPRGLGRAIANTIAKEGGDIVVVDLNKEHIEQAAADIAKEFGVKTLGIPCNVTKPDDCDAVIAGVKDKFGKLDFLVNNAGVLKDNLFMRMSEQEFDFVLDVNLKGVFLMTKYASKLLLKAESGRIVNISSVSGLTGQPGQANYSSSKAGVIALTKVAAREFAGRNVLVNAVCPGYVQTDMTASLPEEVQKKLTDPMFIPLRRPGTQQEIANAVKFFLSDQSNYITGTYLRVDGGAAIGM; this comes from the coding sequence ATGTCTAAACAATTCGAAGGGAAAGTAGCACTCGTTACCGGAGCGGCGTCTCCGCGCGGTCTCGGAAGAGCGATCGCAAATACAATCGCAAAAGAAGGAGGCGACATAGTAGTCGTCGACTTAAACAAAGAACATATCGAACAAGCGGCCGCCGATATCGCGAAAGAATTCGGCGTAAAAACGTTGGGAATTCCCTGCAACGTCACCAAACCGGACGACTGCGACGCGGTCATCGCCGGTGTAAAAGATAAATTCGGAAAACTCGACTTTCTCGTGAACAACGCCGGAGTATTGAAGGACAATCTTTTCATGAGAATGTCCGAGCAGGAATTCGACTTCGTTCTCGACGTAAACTTGAAGGGAGTTTTCTTGATGACCAAGTATGCGTCCAAACTTCTTCTCAAAGCCGAGTCCGGAAGAATCGTAAACATCTCCTCCGTTTCGGGACTTACGGGACAACCGGGACAAGCGAACTACTCCTCTTCCAAAGCGGGAGTGATCGCTCTTACGAAAGTTGCCGCGAGAGAATTTGCGGGAAGAAACGTTCTCGTAAACGCGGTTTGTCCGGGTTACGTTCAAACCGATATGACCGCCTCCCTTCCGGAAGAAGTTCAAAAGAAACTCACCGATCCGATGTTCATTCCTCTTCGTAGACCGGGAACACAACAAGAGATCGCAAACGCGGTGAAATTTTTCCTAAGCGATCAGTCCAATTACATTACCGGAACTTATTTGAGAGTCGACGGCGGCGCCGCGATCGGAATGTAA
- a CDS encoding WD40/YVTN/BNR-like repeat-containing protein, with product MMTWCAQTAYAPPQPVTANEIKLFPSGSIVAAYSRSASYETNSKEEVTLAFSANGSNFSNRTPASPLKGGYTFGYSFQSEAAMYATNGETVTYKTSDSGASWSPMKFESSYFGPIYLGPKLTGYYRAVLFADSLNGIRRGSFYTASYGSENFLDRTTDGGESWIRYSIDQQTAVYDLVMFSASNILYTASNSGSKMSVYRSTDGGANFNATNAPTSYRSKLFFLDSLNGWVAAANSLGKTTDGGATWTTVTHNLTGGSFLKVKFLSSNDGYALYGLDYSLTKLYKTTDGGANWTLIPLSFAISGVDGTFDAVIGKIAVSHQNKLYVSANESGTFSALDPGLTKHSYAYSNAVGNMACIPYSL from the coding sequence ATGATGACTTGGTGCGCGCAAACGGCGTATGCTCCTCCCCAACCGGTGACCGCGAACGAAATCAAACTCTTTCCCTCCGGTTCGATTGTCGCCGCTTATAGCCGATCCGCCTCTTACGAAACCAACTCCAAGGAAGAAGTGACGCTCGCGTTCAGCGCGAACGGTTCTAATTTTTCGAACCGAACTCCCGCTTCTCCGCTTAAGGGCGGTTATACGTTCGGTTATTCGTTTCAATCCGAAGCCGCGATGTATGCGACAAACGGTGAAACCGTGACGTATAAAACTTCGGACTCGGGAGCGAGTTGGTCTCCGATGAAATTCGAATCTTCCTATTTCGGTCCTATTTATCTCGGTCCAAAATTGACCGGATATTATAGAGCGGTTTTGTTTGCCGATTCTTTGAACGGAATTCGAAGAGGCTCTTTTTATACCGCGAGTTACGGCTCGGAGAATTTTCTGGATCGGACTACGGACGGCGGAGAATCCTGGATTCGGTATTCGATCGATCAGCAAACCGCCGTCTACGATCTTGTTATGTTTTCCGCTTCGAATATTTTATACACCGCTTCGAATTCTGGTTCGAAAATGAGCGTGTATCGTTCGACCGACGGCGGCGCGAATTTTAATGCGACAAACGCTCCGACTTCGTATCGATCCAAACTTTTCTTTTTGGATTCTTTGAACGGTTGGGTGGCCGCCGCGAACTCTTTGGGAAAAACGACGGACGGCGGGGCTACTTGGACGACGGTGACGCATAACTTGACCGGCGGAAGTTTTTTGAAAGTAAAGTTTTTGAGCTCGAACGACGGTTACGCTCTATACGGTTTGGATTATTCTCTCACGAAACTGTATAAAACGACCGACGGCGGCGCGAATTGGACTTTGATTCCTCTTTCGTTCGCTATCTCCGGTGTCGACGGAACGTTTGACGCGGTTATCGGAAAAATCGCGGTTTCTCATCAAAACAAATTATACGTTTCCGCAAACGAGTCCGGCACATTCTCCGCGCTTGATCCAGGACTTACGAAACATTCATACGCGTATTCGAACGCGGTCGGGAATATGGCTTGTATACCGTATTCTCTTTAG